The DNA segment CTCAAAGGCCAGAATATCCCACGATATCAAATTCTGGACGAACAAACGACGACGTGAATTGAGCACCTCGCCTACATATGCCTGCGTGAGCTGAAGGCTCACCCTTGCGATTGAGATATGCTTAGAAGTCGTAAACAGTGGATTCTTCAGGTTTTGCCTTCGGGTAGGAAAAGACAGAGGATCGACGAAAGCGATGACGACCGCCCACAAAAGCGCAACAGAGGTCTGCTCAGTGCCCAGAACACGGGAGCCGGTCTTTCAGTTGCTCTACCGCGGCCCCAGGGCCCCTGAAGGAGTCGGCGAATAGCCAAATTACCACCCATTTATAGGGGTCTCTGATGAGAAATGGGATTCGCCAACATGATGGCTTTCCGTGATTTGGTATTCGAGGTCGCGCCGTTATCCGGGAATGGCGATTGGAATATTATAAAATCTGCCATTAACCCGCATGATTTAGAACCATTAATTCAGACACTCTGAAAAGATGAATAACCAGACCACTTTCATCATTTGCATCATTGTTGGAATTGCAGTATCTGTtatctccaccatcatctgcATAATGTTGCAGCAAAACTCCAAGAAACAGCTACTGCAAGTAATCTCGGCATCCAACAGCGCATCGAGGGCTAACCAACCGAGGAGCCAGACGACTGGCTCTACAGGCATCCTCGGCCAAAGTCCTACGTTCCATACCCTGGACGACCCCCGTATTATCGTGCACCTTATGAGAGTCGGACCGAGGCGTTCGACACAGACGAGTTGCATTTCGATGGAACACCTTGTATTTCACACGAAGCGCCGGTTTCTGCTCACACTGCTCTGCCGGCAAGGTCCCTCGCGGCCACAAATCCTTCATCTCGACAATGACCTGGGTCTCATTTACCTGGGGACTGGCCATGCGGCTGTGGTCGCTCTGGGCCGCCAGGTTACCAACCTGCATGCGACCAAGATTTTGCCATGCATTTATGCAATAGCTACAAGGCTAGAAAGAGATGACTACGGTACCGGCTATGTGCGCCATGTTATTGGCCTTTCGAGGCCCAGTGCTGGTCAAGCAGGAGCCCGAGGTCCGGCAATATGTTCAAGCAGCTGGAACCAACAGTTAGATATTTTCAGATGAGATTACGCAAATATAATATCACGTGATTATATCACTTTCCACTTTTTCCAAAGCAGCGGCTAATATCGTGTTCACTAATAAGGCATGTAATATCTGATCTCCATCATGAATATGGAAGGTTCTTGAACAAACTTGCGAGGGAATGTGGTTTGGCGTGTTGGCTCGGATGTCGGGGGGTGCTTCAGACCCCGAACACAGGTCGTAGCTCGCAATGCATTGTTGTTAACCAGAGGCTGAGGCACGGACCatggcaccctccccccccctgtGTGACAAATGCAATATTAGACAAGGGTAGACCCCCCTGTTCCGGTGTATACCGGGCACTGGTTGGTTGACAAGCTGCGCATTCCCGCATGAGGAGACGTCTTGCTGCGTCGTGTGAACGACGCTTCGTGTCTCGATCATCTCGCAATTGACGAcgaacaaccacaacaacgccCCGTCCCCACCCACACTTGTTTCTCACAAACAAATTACCATGGATCTTCGAAATATGGTCTCGCaaccgggggaggaggttgcaTGGGCAACCTTTCGCACGGTGCAGGAACGTTCCAACGTCCCGACCAAGCATAATCCTGAACCGCTTGTCCGATTGACAGCCACAAGTCGCTACTCGGACAAAGAGACCTCTTTCGACGCTACCAAGGTGACTATTGCCGGCATTGTGCGGTTAGCCAAATACTGCCGTTCCTCGGAATGGGCTAGCATTTCAAAGTTCGGGGGTGTCCAGAAAGCCGCCTTCGTGTGGCTCAACCAGGCAGACCTGGACCAGGATGGTTATTGGCCGCACTATTATAATATACTTTCTCGTAAAGACACCCATCTAGCAAAACAATTCCTCTTAGGTACGTAGCGTTGCTTTCTCTTCGCGTATTCCACTGACCTTTAAGACATTACGTTATTGAAATGGCAGGATGATATTGATGGTCTCGTCTCCCGGGCCTACTCGCAAAAACGAGTGGATGAGCGTTCCATGCCAGGAGATCTTACCCCGGCTCCCACTCGGATGGGTGCAGATGCaggagagaaggaagccCCGCAGAACCCCAATGGACACTGGCCGCCCAATTGTGACTGCTCAGCTGATAAGCAGGTCGTCACGCAGATGCGGTCCGACCTTGAGAAGGAGATCCCGGATGCGAGGGCGGAAATCCAAGAAATGAGTGGTCTGACACTTGCCATGCTGACACAGTCAGGATTGGAGATGGCAGGGGTGGACCGGCGAAGTTTGTTCGAGGTGTATACCGAATTGTGGCGTGCTTGGGAGCAGAGCGCAACCTTTCAGGCCGAAGTCAAAACCAAACGACGCTTGTCAGTTTGCATATCCGCGGACCTGGACTTGTCCAAGCTTGGTGACATCGACTTCAGGATCAAGGTGGACCGTTCTCGCGGGCTGGAAGTCGTGAGCAAGTTCAGGGTTCCAATACATACTTGCATCAAGTCACTTGACCCGCCCCGGGATTGGCCACAAGAGGCGGGAAGGATCCCTAGCTGTAGTGACGTGGTCGAAAGCCTGTCGGTGGTATGTAATGACTTCGGAGGGTGTGTGTAGTCGGGTGCTGACACAGTTTGCAGGACAGTAGCCGCCTTGAAGATAACGCCAACTTGTACTTCTTTTTCAAGATCATCAATGTGTCCATCCCCCTGAAACTCACTGTGCTCGAGGGACAGGCTGTCACTGTGCGAGACCGCCACGAGCTCATCTGGATTTGGATACCTGCGGGTGACTTTGCGGCCTCGACAGAGGTGCCCAAGGGGGTGCAGATTGAGGTCATCAACGCAACCATTCAGAAGCAAGCTTTACAGGATTAACTTGTAGCGAGTTCTTTCCGCCTCCGCTTTCTGATCTGAAAGAAGTAAACGGTGGAGAAGGTCTCCAGCTCCCGTAAACGACAGAAGGATGGCGGCAACAGTGTCAACTGAGGCATGCAGCGGGAGATTTGTTGGATACGGAACATGTCGATCTTCACGGCGGTTGCTGTGGGATATTGCCGCATGGTTTTCTAACCTGTTGTTCTTTGGTTATCAGAAAACAAGACCTGGAGTTAGTGTGAATACCCCAATATATTTTGGATTAACATTCCAGGTTCGCTTTCTCGCATGCCAAAGTCGCACACTTCACAGTATAGGCTCCTTTGAAACACTACATCGATTTGAGGGCGTCACGATCTCGGGTGACACCTGTACAATCCATTACGGGAACTCTtcagaggaagatgaggctACCAGGTGAGTGTTTGTCATCTCCATGTCCACGTGAAGACACTTAACTGTTCATACCTGGTGCAACAAATCCAACCTCGGCCTGCGCATTTCTGGGATTTTTGCCGTTTTCGGACTCGCTTATAAGGTGCCGCAATAACAAGTGTCACCCCACCCCctgttcttcccggtcaagggaaatgtattgccgcttttggacttgggtggggtgtgtagttaggagcagcactgcctcttccaccctaccctcctgcccatttcagcctggaaaaaatgtgtttgatttcgaaatgtccaaattaactAGCTTAAGTTGGAATACCGAATTTGAAaatcaaggtaaaggcctagTTGCATCGTGAAATAAACcaacatactgcttgtcttgacTACAGTTTCGTTccatatttacatacctacctaagctcCTTTATCGCATTCAATCAACAAATTAGCAGttatggcgtcatacctccctagttcccttagcatcagctgccgctctcacaggcttagttactACAGTTAAATTAtcttgggagctgtctcgtatgataaagaagaaatatgAGTAGCGTGTACTGAAGGATTATGCTAATGAAATTAACACCAGGCTGTAAGCAAGACTTTATGTTACACGGTAAATAAGCAATTAGCCGCATTACGGCCTAACCGCTATCTACCTGCACAATTAATGGTTGGAAGTAAGGCGGACAATCAAATGCCTCGCGGCTATtaaaggaaaccagatcaaatGAAGTTTAttgtggcgcttggaactacgtcaagccaactagcccgatctcgagttgttcgagtgggccaaatgacgtttctaccaagtgttctagagccaCCCGTCTACATGGCGAAACAGAATACTCGAATGGATGAAAGAGGCGTGAtctagaaggatctagagtattgcgacgggctataaattaacGGAgccccccagacccctcctgtgtcacgctatgataaaaaaaaagagagagagaaagaatgaAAGATCAGCTTAGGTGTCTGTCGTGAACGTGATAGTTAGGACGCGTCCTgaagaacagccaatagcAACTGTTGATGCCGCTACAGCTGAACAGCTTGGCTGATATTCCAGAGGCAGCCATAGCCGGTTTTCTGAGTCCTTCGTAATCCATCTGTTGCCCAAGCCAATGCTAT comes from the Podospora pseudocomata strain CBS 415.72m chromosome 5, whole genome shotgun sequence genome and includes:
- a CDS encoding hypothetical protein (antiSMASH:Cluster_14); the protein is MDLRNMVSQPGEEVAWATFRTVQERSNVPTKHNPEPLVRLTATSRYSDKETSFDATKVTIAGIVRLAKYCRSSEWASISKFGGVQKAAFVWLNQADLDQDGYWPHYYNILSRKDTHLAKQFLLDITLLKWQDDIDGLVSRAYSQKRVDERSMPGDLTPAPTRMGADAGEKEAPQNPNGHWPPNCDCSADKQVVTQMRSDLEKEIPDARAEIQEMSGLTLAMLTQSGLEMAGVDRRSLFEVYTELWRAWEQSATFQAEVKTKRRLSVCISADLDLSKLGDIDFRIKVDRSRGLEVVSKFRVPIHTCIKSLDPPRDWPQEAGRIPSCSDVVESLSVDSSRLEDNANLYFFFKIINVSIPLKLTVLEGQAVTVRDRHELIWIWIPAGDFAASTEVPKGVQIEVINATIQKQALQD